From Desulfuromonas soudanensis, the proteins below share one genomic window:
- the resB gene encoding cytochrome c biogenesis protein ResB, translating to MKKRSLATATWDFFCSLKLTIATLILLAITSIIGTVIQQNKSPEEYLQVYSESTYQILDALKFFDMYHSWWFLSLLGIFSLNLISCSVKRFPRVWKTVHEPVLVADDSLFRTLSNVDEHLVSGSMDDLEGRLGTFLSESFAAPVVTRVGETVHLFAQKGRYARFGVYVTHLSILIIFAGAIIGSLFGYKAYVNIEEGKATDKVWPRGGETPIELGFSVRCDEFSVSYYDGTERPREFKSLLTVLEGGKPVSEALTERPVIVNSPLTYKGITFYQSSYGPTGQPVFTFKVSNRASGETAEFKVKQGQSLDLPGGGTFRVADFTPSFQTFGPAARIEVFPASGERRSFVVLQAHPEFDAQRGGDYIFSMVDYKQRYYTGLQVAKDPGVWVVWLGCAMMVIGSMVAFFMSHRRIWVTLQPVGKKTGIKLGGTAHRNQPAFEIFFDELKKKLKTEIAS from the coding sequence GTGAAAAAACGCAGCCTTGCGACGGCCACCTGGGATTTTTTCTGCTCCCTGAAGCTGACCATCGCCACCCTGATTTTGCTGGCGATCACCTCGATCATCGGCACCGTGATCCAGCAGAACAAATCCCCGGAGGAGTACCTTCAGGTCTACAGCGAGTCGACCTATCAGATTCTCGATGCCCTCAAGTTCTTCGACATGTACCACTCCTGGTGGTTCCTCTCCCTTTTGGGGATTTTCTCCCTTAACCTCATCTCCTGCTCGGTGAAGCGTTTCCCCCGGGTCTGGAAGACCGTCCATGAGCCGGTGCTGGTTGCCGACGATTCCCTCTTCCGCACCCTCTCCAACGTCGACGAGCACCTGGTGTCCGGATCGATGGACGACCTTGAGGGGCGCCTGGGGACCTTTTTGTCGGAGAGCTTCGCCGCTCCCGTGGTCACCCGCGTCGGCGAGACGGTGCATCTCTTTGCCCAGAAGGGGCGCTATGCCCGTTTCGGCGTTTACGTTACCCACCTCTCGATCCTCATCATCTTCGCCGGCGCCATCATCGGTTCGCTCTTCGGCTACAAGGCCTACGTCAATATCGAAGAGGGGAAAGCCACCGACAAGGTCTGGCCCCGGGGTGGGGAGACCCCCATCGAGCTCGGCTTTTCGGTGCGCTGCGACGAGTTTTCCGTCTCCTACTACGACGGGACCGAACGACCGCGGGAGTTCAAGAGCCTGCTGACGGTCCTCGAAGGCGGGAAGCCGGTGAGCGAGGCGTTGACCGAACGCCCGGTCATCGTCAACTCCCCCCTGACCTACAAGGGGATCACTTTCTACCAGTCGAGCTACGGCCCGACGGGCCAACCGGTCTTCACCTTCAAGGTGAGCAACCGCGCCAGCGGCGAAACCGCCGAATTCAAGGTGAAACAGGGGCAGAGCCTCGACCTCCCCGGCGGCGGCACCTTCCGGGTCGCCGACTTCACCCCTTCGTTCCAGACCTTCGGCCCCGCCGCCCGCATCGAGGTCTTTCCGGCCTCCGGCGAACGCCGCTCCTTCGTGGTCCTGCAGGCCCACCCCGAGTTCGATGCCCAGCGCGGCGGGGATTATATTTTCTCCATGGTCGATTACAAACAGCGCTACTACACCGGCCTGCAGGTGGCCAAGGATCCCGGCGTCTGGGTGGTCTGGCTCGGTTGCGCCATGATGGTGATCGGCTCCATGGTGGCCTTTTTCATGTCGCACCGCCGCATCTGGGTGACGCTGCAGCCGGTGGGGAAAAAGACCGGAATCAAGCTCGGCGGGACCGCCCACCGCAACCAGCCGGCCTTTGAAATCTTTTTCGACGAGCTCAAGAAGAAACTCAAAACCGAAATCGCTTCCTAG
- the purH gene encoding bifunctional phosphoribosylaminoimidazolecarboxamide formyltransferase/IMP cyclohydrolase, which translates to MAVIKRALISVSDKTGIVEFARELAGFGAEILSTGGTAKLLREQGLTVKDVSDFTGFPEMLDGRVKTLHPKVHGGLLGMRDNPEHVAKMAEHGILPIDMVVVNLYPFEATVAKEECSLEDAIENIDIGGPTMLRSAAKNNRDVTVLVDAGDYAAVLSEMKENGGAVGTETNFRLAVKVYQHTAAYDGAISNWLGKKLSAEEAQFPPTLTFQLKKAQGMRYGENPHQQAAFYVEKDVREACIATARQLQGKELSYNNIGDTDAALECIKQFTEGPACVIVKHANPCGVAYGSTLLEAYTRAFSTDPESSFGGIIAFNRELDGETARAICDKQFVEVIIAPTVSAAASEIVAAKKNVRLLECGSWPAEPGQRLEMKRVNGGLLVQDADLALFGELKVVSRRQPSPEEMKDLLFAWRVAKFVKSNAIVYGKNGMTIGVGAGQMSRVNSARIAAIKAEQAGLEVKGSVMASDAFFPFRDGIDNAAGVGIAAVIQPGGSIRDEEVIAAADEHGMAMVFTAMRHFRH; encoded by the coding sequence ATGGCTGTCATCAAGCGCGCCCTCATCAGTGTCTCGGACAAGACCGGGATCGTCGAATTTGCCCGGGAACTCGCCGGTTTCGGAGCGGAAATCCTCTCCACCGGCGGCACCGCCAAACTCCTGCGCGAGCAGGGTCTGACCGTCAAGGACGTTTCCGACTTCACCGGCTTCCCCGAAATGCTCGACGGCCGGGTCAAGACCCTCCATCCCAAGGTCCACGGCGGCCTCCTCGGCATGCGCGACAATCCCGAGCACGTGGCGAAGATGGCCGAGCACGGCATTCTTCCTATCGACATGGTGGTGGTCAATCTCTATCCCTTCGAGGCGACCGTCGCCAAAGAGGAGTGCTCCCTCGAAGACGCCATCGAAAACATCGATATCGGCGGCCCGACCATGCTGCGCAGCGCCGCCAAGAACAACCGCGACGTCACGGTGCTCGTCGACGCCGGCGACTACGCCGCCGTCCTCTCGGAGATGAAGGAAAACGGCGGCGCCGTCGGGACCGAGACCAACTTCCGCCTGGCGGTGAAGGTCTACCAGCACACCGCCGCCTACGACGGGGCGATCTCCAACTGGCTCGGCAAAAAGCTCTCCGCAGAGGAGGCCCAGTTTCCGCCGACCCTGACCTTCCAGCTCAAAAAGGCCCAGGGGATGCGTTACGGCGAAAACCCCCACCAGCAGGCGGCCTTCTACGTCGAGAAGGACGTCCGGGAGGCCTGTATCGCCACCGCGCGCCAGCTGCAGGGCAAGGAGCTCTCCTACAACAACATCGGCGACACCGACGCCGCCCTCGAATGCATCAAGCAGTTTACCGAGGGCCCGGCCTGCGTCATCGTCAAGCACGCCAACCCCTGCGGCGTCGCCTACGGCTCAACCCTCCTCGAGGCCTACACCCGCGCCTTCTCCACCGATCCCGAGTCCTCTTTCGGCGGCATCATCGCCTTCAACCGCGAGCTCGACGGCGAGACCGCCAGGGCAATCTGCGACAAGCAGTTCGTCGAGGTGATCATCGCTCCGACCGTTTCTGCTGCCGCATCCGAAATCGTCGCCGCCAAAAAGAACGTACGCCTTCTCGAGTGCGGTTCCTGGCCCGCCGAGCCGGGGCAGCGCCTCGAAATGAAGCGGGTTAACGGCGGGCTCCTGGTGCAGGACGCCGACCTCGCCCTCTTCGGCGAGCTCAAGGTGGTCTCCAGGCGCCAGCCGAGCCCAGAAGAGATGAAGGATCTCCTCTTCGCCTGGCGGGTGGCCAAGTTCGTCAAGAGCAACGCCATCGTCTACGGCAAGAACGGAATGACCATCGGCGTCGGCGCCGGGCAGATGAGCCGGGTCAACTCGGCGCGCATCGCCGCCATCAAGGCCGAGCAGGCCGGGCTCGAAGTCAAGGGCTCGGTGATGGCTTCCGACGCCTTCTTCCCCTTCCGCGACGGCATCGACAACGCCGCCGGCGTCGGCATCGCCGCCGTCATTCAGCCCGGCGGCTCGATCCGCGACGAGGAGGTCATCGCCGCCGCCGACGAGCACGGCATGGCGATGGTCTTTACGGCCATGCGGCATTTCAGGCACTAG
- the ccsB gene encoding c-type cytochrome biogenesis protein CcsB yields MTSSQLFNIVTVSYFSSMVLFVVYLATRSKGVSLGANIVAYIGFLAHTAAIGLRWYESYQLPGNVGHAPLSNLYESVVFFAWTILLIYILLDFKYKQRAVGAFVIPFAFFAMIWAQLQLNSAMEPLVPALQSNWLTYHVITCFLGYAAFAVACGVSIMYLIKVGKEEQSSEGSPVGGILSLFPSTRILDDINYKAIMIGFPLLTLGIVTGAAWANYAWGTYWSWDPKETWSLIVWFIYAAFLHARFTRGWVGRRAAWLSIIGFAATIFCYLGVNLVLSGLHSYGG; encoded by the coding sequence ATGACCAGCTCGCAACTGTTCAATATCGTCACCGTCTCCTATTTCAGCTCGATGGTGTTGTTCGTCGTCTATCTGGCGACCCGCAGCAAGGGAGTCTCCCTGGGCGCCAACATCGTCGCCTACATCGGCTTCCTCGCCCACACCGCGGCCATCGGCCTGCGCTGGTACGAATCGTACCAGCTGCCGGGGAACGTCGGCCACGCCCCCCTCTCCAATCTCTACGAGTCGGTGGTCTTTTTCGCCTGGACCATCCTCCTCATCTACATCCTTCTCGACTTCAAGTACAAGCAGCGCGCCGTCGGCGCCTTCGTCATCCCCTTCGCCTTCTTCGCCATGATCTGGGCCCAGCTGCAGCTCAATTCGGCCATGGAGCCCCTCGTCCCGGCGCTGCAGAGCAACTGGCTGACCTACCACGTCATTACCTGCTTCCTCGGCTATGCCGCTTTCGCCGTCGCCTGCGGGGTCTCGATCATGTACCTGATCAAGGTCGGCAAAGAGGAGCAGAGCTCCGAGGGCTCTCCAGTCGGCGGAATCCTCAGCCTCTTTCCCAGCACCCGCATCCTCGACGACATCAACTACAAGGCGATCATGATCGGCTTTCCCCTGTTGACCCTGGGGATCGTCACCGGCGCCGCCTGGGCCAACTACGCCTGGGGAACCTACTGGAGCTGGGACCCCAAGGAGACCTGGAGCCTCATCGTCTGGTTCATCTACGCCGCCTTCCTTCATGCCCGCTTCACCCGGGGCTGGGTCGGCCGCCGGGCGGCCTGGCTGTCGATCATCGGTTTTGCCGCCACCATCTTCTGCTACCTCGGAGTGAACCTGGTCCTCTCGGGGCTCCATTCCTACGGCGGTTAG
- a CDS encoding ASKHA domain-containing protein translates to MRQGTAFLAVDLGTTTLAGRLLGADGAVLAEARHLNPQALFGADIIRRLEAARGGEGGRLQGLLVEGIASLVAELLTQASLPRRAIAAAAAAGNPGISYLLRNLPVDAILFPPHRPAEHQGVDLAPETLGLDLPVPLYLFPLVSGYVGGDLVAFVYSRPSVEAGTFFLDIGTNGEMALFDGTRWWVTSVAAGPAFEGGGISCGIPLAPGAVTDVAVEDDKLKLTVQGGASPRGLCGSGLAAAVAAALDGGLIDSRGTIASAGEIATNLARHIVESPAGRGLRLHRDAAGELLLTQEDIRNFQLAKGAILAGVECLLQRAGLRAEEVRLSLVTGAFGFSLAPAVLKRVAILPKNMVDKVVFVPGGALLGVGRFLLDPEGRTTLAELAARLKPYPLSGTPAFEQAFLRAIDF, encoded by the coding sequence ATGCGTCAAGGGACTGCCTTTCTCGCCGTCGATCTCGGCACCACCACCCTGGCCGGCCGCCTCCTCGGCGCCGACGGGGCGGTGCTCGCCGAGGCGCGGCATCTCAACCCCCAGGCACTCTTCGGCGCCGACATCATCCGCCGTCTCGAGGCCGCAAGGGGAGGGGAGGGGGGGCGCCTTCAGGGCCTCCTCGTCGAGGGGATCGCGTCCCTGGTGGCCGAACTCCTGACTCAGGCGTCTCTCCCCCGCCGCGCCATTGCCGCCGCCGCGGCGGCGGGAAACCCCGGCATCAGCTACCTGCTGCGCAACCTCCCCGTCGACGCCATCCTCTTCCCCCCCCATCGCCCGGCCGAACATCAGGGGGTCGATCTGGCCCCGGAAACCCTCGGCCTCGATCTCCCCGTCCCCCTCTATCTCTTCCCCCTGGTCAGCGGCTATGTCGGTGGCGACCTGGTCGCCTTCGTCTATTCCCGCCCCTCCGTCGAAGCGGGGACCTTCTTCCTCGATATCGGCACCAACGGCGAGATGGCCCTCTTCGACGGGACGCGCTGGTGGGTCACCTCCGTCGCCGCCGGACCGGCCTTCGAAGGGGGCGGAATCTCCTGCGGCATCCCCCTGGCGCCCGGGGCGGTCACCGATGTTGCCGTGGAGGACGATAAACTGAAACTTACGGTGCAGGGGGGCGCTTCCCCCCGGGGACTCTGCGGCAGCGGCCTGGCCGCCGCCGTCGCCGCCGCTCTCGACGGCGGCCTCATCGATTCCCGGGGGACGATCGCGTCCGCCGGCGAGATCGCCACCAATCTCGCCCGTCACATCGTCGAATCCCCCGCCGGACGGGGACTGCGCCTCCATCGCGACGCCGCCGGGGAACTCCTTTTGACCCAGGAGGATATCCGCAACTTCCAGCTCGCCAAGGGGGCGATACTCGCCGGGGTTGAGTGTCTGCTGCAGCGGGCCGGCCTCCGTGCCGAGGAGGTGCGCCTCTCCCTGGTGACCGGCGCCTTCGGTTTTTCCCTGGCCCCGGCGGTCCTGAAAAGGGTTGCCATCCTCCCGAAAAACATGGTAGATAAGGTCGTCTTTGTCCCCGGGGGAGCCCTCTTAGGAGTCGGCCGCTTCCTCCTCGACCCGGAGGGCAGGACCACCCTGGCAGAACTGGCCGCCCGACTCAAGCCCTATCCCCTCTCCGGAACACCCGCCTTCGAGCAGGCGTTTCTTCGAGCCATCGACTTTTAA
- the purD gene encoding phosphoribosylamine--glycine ligase, whose amino-acid sequence MKILVIGGGGREHALCWKIAQSPLVNTLYCAPGNPGIAAVAECVHIGADEIEALCDFALAERIDLTIVGPEVPLTMGIVDRFQAAGLDIFGPNRAAAQIEGSKGFSKELMVRHNIPTAAYKSFTDHAAAVAYIREQGAPIVVKADGLAAGKGVIVAMTEAEAITAVDDIMLDRVFGAAGSSVVIEEFMEGEEASFFAFTDGTNILPLATSQDHKRIFDNDEGPNTGGMGAYSPAPVVTAALHDVIVETIVRPTIAGMASDGTPYVGILYVGLMIRDGKPRVVEYNARFGDPEAQPLLMRMKSDIVPVLQACARGELKQESIEWHDKAAVCVVMASGGYPDVLETGFEIHGLEAASAIDDLVVFHAGTALKDGVIVNSGGRVLGVTALGNTVAEAIATAYRGVAAISWPGAQFRSDIGQKALNR is encoded by the coding sequence ATGAAAATACTCGTCATAGGCGGAGGCGGCCGCGAGCATGCCCTCTGCTGGAAGATCGCCCAGTCGCCGCTGGTGAATACGCTCTACTGCGCTCCGGGGAATCCGGGGATCGCCGCGGTGGCCGAGTGCGTCCATATCGGCGCCGATGAAATCGAGGCCCTCTGCGATTTTGCCCTCGCCGAGAGAATCGACCTGACGATTGTCGGTCCGGAAGTCCCGCTGACCATGGGGATCGTTGACAGATTCCAGGCTGCAGGTCTTGACATCTTCGGCCCCAACCGGGCGGCGGCGCAGATCGAGGGGAGCAAGGGGTTCTCCAAGGAGCTGATGGTCCGTCACAACATCCCGACAGCGGCCTACAAAAGCTTCACCGACCATGCCGCGGCGGTCGCCTATATCCGCGAGCAGGGGGCGCCGATCGTCGTCAAGGCCGACGGCCTGGCCGCCGGCAAGGGGGTCATCGTCGCCATGACCGAGGCCGAGGCGATCACCGCCGTCGACGACATCATGCTCGACAGGGTCTTCGGCGCCGCCGGAAGCAGCGTCGTCATCGAAGAATTCATGGAGGGGGAGGAGGCGAGTTTTTTCGCCTTCACCGACGGCACAAATATTCTGCCGCTGGCCACCTCCCAGGATCACAAGCGGATCTTCGACAACGACGAGGGGCCGAATACCGGCGGTATGGGAGCCTACTCGCCGGCGCCGGTGGTGACAGCGGCGCTTCACGACGTCATCGTCGAAACCATCGTCCGGCCGACCATCGCCGGCATGGCCTCTGACGGCACCCCCTATGTCGGCATTCTCTATGTCGGGCTGATGATCAGGGATGGAAAGCCGCGGGTCGTGGAATACAACGCCCGTTTCGGCGATCCCGAGGCCCAGCCGCTGCTCATGCGAATGAAATCGGATATCGTGCCGGTGCTCCAGGCCTGCGCCCGAGGCGAACTGAAGCAGGAGTCCATCGAGTGGCACGACAAGGCCGCGGTCTGTGTCGTCATGGCTTCGGGGGGCTACCCGGACGTTCTCGAGACGGGGTTCGAGATCCACGGTCTCGAGGCCGCCTCGGCCATCGACGACCTGGTCGTCTTCCACGCCGGCACGGCTCTCAAGGACGGCGTCATCGTCAACAGCGGCGGCCGGGTTCTCGGCGTCACCGCCCTGGGGAACACGGTGGCCGAAGCCATCGCCACCGCCTATCGCGGCGTCGCGGCCATCTCCTGGCCGGGGGCGCAGTTCCGCAGCGATATCGGCCAAAAAGCGTTGAACCGGTAA
- a CDS encoding 6-bladed beta-propeller, whose translation MRLLILSLFALTLSACAPAAVQKQRYFWPIGTAEPHIEYVGFFQSDRDIRQAGANAFSEAVLGRELPDFLFERPQEVASDGGRRVFVSDVAGNKVVVLDLEKHRIRELKDQEGNTKFFKFPSGLSVGDGGRLYAVDSADDVIYLFGADEVVIREIGRGHLTRPTGIAVDSKHDRLYVTDTGEHRLAVFDGEGTFLRYLGQRGTGDGEYNFPLDVEVDGDGNIFVLDALNARVQVLDPEGRFLRSFGERGTASGSFQIPKGIAVSPSGQVYVTDSMANHFVIFDREGNYLLSVGGRFDATQGDVAPGGLNQPGGIDVDENDTIWIADAYNRMIHQFQYLNEKYLSEHPILPGETYFPPGFMPEAPAGK comes from the coding sequence GTGCGACTGCTGATCCTCTCTCTTTTCGCCCTGACCCTGTCGGCCTGCGCGCCCGCCGCCGTGCAGAAACAGCGCTATTTCTGGCCCATCGGCACCGCCGAGCCGCACATCGAATATGTCGGGTTTTTCCAGTCCGACCGCGACATCCGCCAGGCCGGAGCCAACGCCTTCTCCGAGGCTGTCCTCGGCCGTGAACTCCCGGATTTTCTCTTCGAGCGCCCCCAGGAAGTCGCCAGCGACGGCGGCAGACGGGTCTTCGTCTCCGACGTCGCCGGCAACAAGGTCGTCGTTCTCGACCTGGAAAAGCACCGGATCCGCGAGCTCAAGGATCAGGAAGGGAACACCAAGTTTTTCAAATTTCCGTCGGGGCTCTCCGTCGGCGACGGCGGCCGTCTCTATGCGGTCGATTCCGCCGATGACGTGATCTACCTCTTCGGTGCCGACGAGGTCGTCATCCGCGAAATCGGCCGGGGGCACCTCACCCGCCCCACCGGCATCGCCGTCGACTCGAAACACGACCGCCTCTACGTCACCGATACCGGGGAGCACCGGCTTGCCGTTTTCGACGGTGAGGGGACCTTTCTGCGCTACCTCGGCCAGCGCGGGACCGGCGACGGGGAGTACAACTTCCCCCTCGATGTCGAGGTGGACGGCGACGGCAATATCTTTGTCCTCGACGCCCTCAACGCCCGGGTCCAGGTTCTCGACCCCGAGGGGCGTTTTCTGCGCTCTTTCGGCGAGCGGGGGACGGCCAGCGGCTCCTTCCAGATTCCCAAGGGGATCGCCGTCAGCCCTTCCGGGCAGGTCTACGTCACCGACTCGATGGCCAACCACTTCGTCATCTTCGACCGCGAGGGGAATTATCTCCTCTCCGTCGGCGGACGTTTCGACGCCACCCAGGGAGACGTCGCCCCCGGCGGCCTCAACCAGCCCGGCGGCATCGACGTCGATGAAAACGATACCATCTGGATCGCCGACGCCTACAATCGCATGATTCACCAGTTTCAGTATCTCAACGAAAAGTACCTCTCCGAGCACCCGATCCTCCCCGGTGAGACCTACTTTCCGCCCGGGTTCATGCCTGAGGCTCCCGCAGGTAAGTAG
- a CDS encoding cytochrome c3 family protein, whose translation MKRIFPILFAFALAAAASSSAVAEEGCLTSACHTVMGKAKFVHGPVAAGECSVCHEKTGKKHPGKKGAFKDAAAGSELCAQCHDSKTEGKSHPHSALKDGCVGCHSPHQSNYEHFLYNEGAPLCYRCHGEKTRGMVDVHPALEDGCISCHDPHAGNAPGMLPERGAAFCLTCHDDPRAGKKVLHSPAADGDCTACHNPHAGKARGMLVAAGAALCTECHDSKTEGKKHVHPILEDGCTGCHDPHGGAVKGMLPASGSKLCYQCHDSKTKGFKVVHPPVADGDCLACHDPHAGNGPGMTVGPGGELCTQCHDSQTEGKRNVHTPVKDGDCTSCHGPHGGAAKGMLPATGAALCYGCHDNKAQGSVVHSPVAEGDCGSCHDVHASDAPNQLAASGNDLCYLCHDDKAQLASLANVHPIVADGCTNCHDPHSGPQKLMLSASGDALCASCHDKVAETARSASHPHGALEDGGCAACHDAHGTGYPRMFSGPAETMCFDCHDAMQTTIAKARYQHEPVKAGECASCHNPHGSSNSRLLVASYPEEFYAPYRGENFVLCYTCHEQSAMEYARTSEATGFRNGDRNLHFVHVNKADKGRVCKACHGVHGADQPRLIQSAIPGFGKWEIPITYTQTKTGGGCVVGCHKPKTYDRVRAVGNQ comes from the coding sequence ATGAAACGAATTTTTCCGATACTTTTTGCATTCGCCCTGGCGGCCGCCGCCTCTTCGAGCGCCGTCGCCGAAGAGGGGTGTCTGACCAGCGCCTGCCATACCGTCATGGGGAAGGCGAAGTTCGTCCACGGACCGGTCGCCGCCGGGGAATGCAGCGTCTGCCACGAAAAGACCGGCAAGAAGCACCCCGGGAAAAAGGGGGCCTTCAAGGATGCCGCCGCCGGGAGCGAGCTCTGCGCCCAGTGCCACGACAGCAAAACCGAGGGGAAATCCCACCCGCACAGCGCCCTCAAGGATGGCTGCGTCGGCTGTCACAGCCCCCATCAGAGCAACTACGAACATTTCCTCTACAACGAAGGGGCCCCCCTGTGCTACCGCTGCCATGGGGAGAAGACCCGGGGGATGGTGGATGTCCACCCGGCTCTTGAGGACGGCTGCATCTCCTGCCACGATCCCCATGCCGGCAACGCCCCGGGAATGCTCCCGGAGCGCGGCGCTGCCTTTTGCCTGACCTGTCACGACGATCCCCGCGCCGGGAAAAAGGTCCTCCATTCCCCGGCCGCCGACGGCGACTGCACCGCCTGCCACAACCCCCACGCCGGCAAGGCCAGGGGGATGCTCGTCGCCGCCGGTGCCGCGCTCTGCACCGAGTGCCACGACAGCAAGACCGAGGGGAAGAAACACGTCCACCCGATTCTTGAAGACGGCTGCACCGGCTGTCACGACCCCCACGGCGGGGCGGTCAAGGGGATGCTCCCGGCCTCGGGGAGCAAGCTCTGCTACCAGTGTCACGACAGCAAAACCAAGGGTTTCAAGGTGGTTCATCCCCCCGTGGCCGACGGCGACTGCCTCGCCTGTCACGACCCCCATGCCGGCAACGGTCCCGGGATGACCGTCGGCCCCGGCGGTGAACTCTGCACTCAGTGCCACGACAGCCAGACCGAGGGGAAGCGCAACGTCCATACCCCGGTCAAAGACGGCGACTGCACCTCCTGTCACGGTCCCCACGGCGGCGCCGCCAAGGGGATGCTTCCGGCGACCGGCGCCGCCCTCTGTTACGGCTGCCATGACAACAAGGCCCAAGGGTCCGTCGTCCACAGTCCCGTCGCCGAAGGCGACTGCGGGTCCTGCCACGACGTCCATGCCTCCGACGCGCCGAACCAGCTCGCCGCTTCCGGCAACGACCTCTGCTACCTCTGCCATGACGACAAGGCGCAGCTCGCCAGTCTGGCCAACGTCCACCCCATCGTCGCCGACGGCTGCACCAACTGCCACGATCCCCACAGCGGTCCGCAGAAACTCATGCTTTCCGCCTCGGGGGACGCCCTCTGCGCCTCCTGTCACGATAAGGTCGCCGAAACGGCCCGCAGCGCCAGCCACCCCCACGGCGCCCTCGAGGACGGCGGCTGCGCCGCCTGCCACGACGCCCACGGCACCGGTTATCCCAGGATGTTTTCCGGCCCTGCCGAAACGATGTGCTTCGACTGCCACGACGCCATGCAGACGACCATAGCCAAGGCCCGGTACCAGCACGAGCCGGTCAAGGCCGGGGAGTGCGCCAGCTGCCACAATCCCCACGGCTCCAGCAACAGCCGCCTGCTCGTGGCGTCCTACCCCGAAGAGTTCTACGCCCCCTACCGGGGCGAGAACTTCGTCCTCTGCTACACCTGCCACGAACAGAGTGCCATGGAGTACGCCCGCACCTCGGAGGCGACGGGGTTCCGCAACGGCGACCGCAATCTCCATTTCGTCCATGTTAACAAGGCCGACAAGGGGCGGGTCTGCAAGGCCTGTCACGGAGTGCACGGCGCCGACCAGCCGCGCCTTATCCAGAGCGCCATCCCCGGTTTCGGCAAATGGGAGATCCCCATCACCTACACCCAGACCAAAACCGGCGGCGGCTGCGTCGTCGGCTGCCACAAGCCCAAGACCTACGACCGGGTGCGCGCGGTGGGAAATCAATAA
- the purE gene encoding 5-(carboxyamino)imidazole ribonucleotide mutase has product MSEKKPQVGILMGSDNDFDIMAEAARALKEFGVSWEMTVTSAHRSPEKTAKYVRSARDRGLKVLIAGAGAAAHLAGVVAAETTLPVVAVPIDATALRGLDALLAMVQMPAGIPVATMAIGKAGARNAGLFAVQILSLGDAELAGKLAAFKTNLARGVEERDQALQTRVARELGA; this is encoded by the coding sequence ATGAGCGAGAAAAAACCCCAGGTCGGCATCCTCATGGGGAGCGACAACGATTTCGATATCATGGCCGAGGCGGCCCGCGCCCTGAAGGAATTCGGGGTCTCCTGGGAAATGACCGTGACCAGCGCCCACCGCTCGCCGGAAAAGACCGCCAAATACGTGCGATCGGCGCGGGATCGCGGTCTCAAGGTGCTGATCGCCGGCGCCGGCGCCGCCGCCCATCTGGCGGGGGTGGTGGCGGCGGAAACGACGTTGCCGGTCGTCGCCGTACCGATCGACGCCACGGCGCTGCGGGGGCTCGACGCCCTGCTGGCCATGGTGCAGATGCCCGCCGGCATCCCGGTGGCGACCATGGCCATCGGCAAGGCCGGCGCCCGCAACGCCGGTCTCTTCGCCGTGCAGATCCTCTCTCTCGGTGACGCCGAACTGGCGGGGAAACTCGCCGCCTTCAAGACGAACCTGGCCCGGGGAGTCGAGGAGCGGGACCAGGCGCTGCAGACGCGGGTGGCCAGGGAGCTCGGCGCCTGA